The genomic segment TTTTTAACTTTTTCATGTCCTTGTCAAATTCAGGAAGATTTTCTCTCTTATTGAATACTTTCATGACACTCTCTCACTGAGTATTGGGGTGTCCTATAGAAAACAGCCTCATATTCAATTATTTCTTGATTTTCTGTAGTTAACCAAGGAACATCGTTATGTGAATATATGCTTATTTGAGTAGCATTCATATCAGAAAGTCTATTCAATACATTATTAATTAATTCAATTTCAGTAGATTTTAACTTATTAATATCTGGTTTTCTCAGTGGTAGATACTTAGTTTGAGGATACCTAAAATATTTGCTCTTAATTTTAGTAATTTCTTTTTCTTCAATCATTTTATCTATAATCTTTTTAAATTCTATTGGCGTTGGTCCATATACGTTTTTTTTGTAAGTTGCTCCTATTAACTGCTCCTCATACTTTTCATAGTAATCTAAATCTATAAAGTAAAGAAATTTATAGATTGTGGTTTCCCCAACATTTGGTTTTGAGCCAACCTTATTTAATATGTAAAGAAAAACCTCTTTGAATTTCTCTTGATTTTTCTGGGGAACATTTATTCTAATTTGATGTTCTATGCT from the Actinomycetota bacterium genome contains:
- a CDS encoding DUF4065 domain-containing protein — its product is MTEIYKNLGKRIKFLREKLEISQERLAELMSVSRPTISQIENGARKVSTDELIRFSEIFNLSVEILLAFKKEQEVFLENIKNKASIEHQIRINVPQKNQEKFKEVFLYILNKVGSKPNVGETTIYKFLYFIDLDYYEKYEEQLIGATYKKNVYGPTPIEFKKIIDKMIEEKEITKIKSKYFRYPQTKYLPLRKPDINKLKSTEIELINNVLNRLSDMNATQISIYSHNDVPWLTTENQEIIEYEAVFYRTPQYSVRECHESIQ